One Candidatus Roseilinea sp. genomic region harbors:
- the cysS gene encoding cysteine--tRNA ligase — protein sequence MSLIIYNVLKREKEPFRPIVEGRVFMYVCGPTVYDHAHLGHAKTYVSFDVIVRWLRYSGYKVRYVQNITDVGHMLDDGEDRILKGARRERVEPMELVERYMRSYFEDMDALGVVRPDISPRASAHIPEQIEMIQTLIEKGHAYVVNGSVYFSVQSDPDYGKLSGRRIEEMEAGKRIAVRDEKRHPMDFALWVKAPENHILQWPSPWGRGYPGWHIECSAMSTKYLGANFDIHGGGIDNIFPHNEAEIAQSECAHGVPFANYWVLTGSLLVNGVKMSKSLGNFVTIKDALKSHRPEALRYFILSGKYSNPADYSAEALDAASKGVERIDAAVRRVRDALKHAPESGDEGTRGQLMNLLDQTRMLFASAMNDDFNTPLALAALFDMSKEINNAISSGIATKRVLEQADAIYRELAGEVLGIVRGDAASRDAASAEREAALIEMMIEMRNEARKAKDYARADAIRDRLAKLGIVLEDGPKGTSWRIAS from the coding sequence ATGAGTTTGATCATCTACAACGTACTCAAACGAGAAAAGGAACCCTTTCGCCCCATCGTCGAGGGGCGCGTGTTCATGTATGTCTGCGGCCCCACGGTGTATGACCACGCCCATCTGGGACATGCGAAGACGTATGTGTCGTTCGACGTCATCGTGCGCTGGCTACGCTACAGCGGCTACAAGGTGCGTTACGTGCAAAACATCACCGACGTCGGGCACATGCTCGACGACGGCGAGGATCGCATTCTCAAGGGCGCCCGGCGCGAGCGCGTGGAACCGATGGAACTGGTTGAGCGCTACATGCGCTCGTACTTCGAGGATATGGATGCGCTTGGCGTCGTGCGTCCCGACATCTCCCCGCGCGCCAGCGCCCACATCCCCGAACAGATCGAGATGATCCAGACGCTGATCGAGAAGGGCCACGCCTACGTGGTGAACGGCTCGGTGTACTTCAGCGTCCAGTCCGATCCGGACTACGGCAAGTTGAGCGGCCGGCGGATCGAAGAGATGGAGGCCGGCAAGCGCATCGCCGTCCGCGATGAGAAGCGCCACCCGATGGATTTTGCGCTGTGGGTGAAGGCGCCGGAGAACCACATTCTGCAATGGCCCTCGCCGTGGGGACGCGGCTACCCCGGCTGGCACATTGAGTGCTCGGCCATGAGCACCAAATACCTGGGCGCCAATTTCGACATCCACGGCGGCGGGATAGACAACATCTTCCCCCACAATGAGGCCGAAATCGCCCAAAGCGAATGCGCGCATGGCGTGCCCTTCGCCAACTATTGGGTGCTGACCGGTTCACTGCTGGTCAACGGCGTGAAGATGAGCAAATCGCTCGGCAACTTCGTCACCATCAAGGACGCGCTCAAGTCCCACCGCCCCGAGGCGCTGCGCTACTTCATCCTGTCGGGCAAATACAGCAACCCGGCCGACTACAGCGCCGAGGCGCTTGACGCCGCCAGTAAAGGCGTGGAGCGGATTGACGCTGCCGTGCGCCGTGTGCGCGATGCGCTCAAACATGCGCCGGAAAGCGGCGATGAGGGCACGCGCGGCCAACTGATGAATCTGCTTGATCAAACCCGTATGTTATTCGCCAGCGCGATGAATGATGACTTCAACACACCGCTTGCGCTGGCTGCCCTGTTCGACATGAGCAAGGAGATCAATAACGCCATCAGCAGCGGCATCGCGACGAAGCGCGTGCTGGAGCAGGCCGATGCGATCTACCGCGAACTGGCCGGCGAGGTGTTGGGGATCGTGCGCGGGGACGCCGCATCGCGCGACGCGGCCAGCGCCGAGCGCGAAGCAGCGCTCATCGAGATGATGATCGAGATGCGCAACGAAGCGCGCAAAGCGAAGGACTACGCCCGGGCCGATGCTATCCGAGACCGGCTGGCCAAGCTCGGCATCGTGCTGGAAGATGGGCCGAAGGGCACGAGTTGGCGGATCGCCTCCTAG
- a CDS encoding peptide ABC transporter permease: MLRFLVRRLLLLLPVMLGILVVTFVLVRLIPGDPCKSMLGERATEAKCQAFRERFGLNAPIPVQFVRYVGSVLQGDFGVSIKNGRPVTDVLAERLPMTIELTFFAMLFAATFGVALGVISAVRHNTAVDVGAMIFANIGVSMPVFWLGLILAYVFSLALKGTPFQLPPSGRLTAGTDLPSLLKVWGMEDAQGLQRFVVFFISNSVLLNSLIQGKFDVFVDALRHLILPAAAVGTISLAIIARMTRGAMLDALTQDYVRVARAKGLTERLVILKHALRNALVPIVTIIGLQIGGLLSGAVLTETVFSLPGVGTQIVDAITARDYPVVQAFTVLIAIIFVVVNLIVDLSYAYLNPRIRVS, translated from the coding sequence ATGTTGCGCTTTCTGGTGCGCCGCCTGTTGCTCCTGCTGCCGGTGATGCTCGGCATCCTCGTGGTCACGTTCGTGCTGGTGCGGCTGATCCCCGGCGATCCGTGCAAGTCTATGTTGGGCGAGCGGGCCACCGAAGCGAAGTGTCAGGCCTTCCGCGAGCGCTTCGGCCTGAATGCCCCCATCCCTGTCCAGTTCGTCCGCTACGTGGGCAGCGTGCTGCAGGGCGACTTCGGCGTCTCCATCAAGAACGGCCGGCCGGTGACGGACGTGCTGGCCGAGCGCTTGCCGATGACAATCGAGCTAACGTTCTTCGCCATGCTGTTCGCGGCCACGTTCGGCGTCGCGCTGGGGGTGATCAGCGCCGTGCGGCACAATACGGCGGTAGACGTCGGCGCGATGATCTTCGCCAACATCGGCGTCTCGATGCCGGTCTTCTGGCTTGGCTTGATCCTGGCCTATGTCTTCTCCCTGGCGCTGAAGGGCACGCCGTTCCAATTGCCGCCATCAGGACGGCTGACCGCCGGCACGGACCTGCCTTCGCTGCTGAAGGTGTGGGGGATGGAAGACGCGCAGGGCTTACAGCGCTTCGTCGTCTTCTTCATTTCCAACTCGGTGCTGCTCAATTCGCTGATCCAAGGCAAATTCGACGTCTTCGTGGACGCGCTGCGGCACTTGATCCTGCCGGCGGCAGCCGTGGGCACGATCTCGCTGGCCATCATCGCCCGCATGACGCGCGGGGCGATGCTCGATGCGCTGACACAAGACTACGTACGCGTGGCGCGCGCGAAAGGGTTGACTGAACGTTTGGTGATCCTCAAACACGCCTTGCGCAACGCGCTGGTGCCCATCGTCACCATCATCGGCCTGCAGATCGGCGGCCTGCTCTCCGGCGCGGTGTTGACCGAGACGGTGTTCAGCCTGCCCGGCGTGGGCACGCAGATCGTGGACGCCATCACTGCGCGCGATTACCCGGTGGTGCAAGCGTTCACCGTGCTCATCGCCATCATTTTCGTCGTGGTCAACCTGATCGTGGACCTGAGCTACGCCTATCTGAACCCACGCATTCGCGTGAGCTGA
- a CDS encoding PIN/TRAM domain-containing protein: MRTESSILFGLRICGAVVCGLIGWSLGDVISVYFPPPLDNYVIAHVITMTALGLIGALLFPLAFGQPLTQLYHRIASLSAAQIIASFMGLGAGLLLAALLAFPLARLPEPFGPVLPFLAAVGFGTLGLGIMSLRYRELFQILNIKLPASRPEESPILMREPLLLDTSVIIDGRIADVSNTGFLRGELIVPRFVLNELQFVADSADAMRRARGRRGLEVLKRLQKESPWPVRIVDDDPPDAQRVDEKLIVLAKQWSCPIVTNDYNLNKVASLQGVTVLNINELANAVKTVVLPGESLHLQIIQPGREAGQGVGYLEDGTMVVVEEGLAHLDRSIEVSVTKVLQTAAGRMIFAKPLPTGRETVGPSSSPSESRIPSNYR, translated from the coding sequence GTGAGGACGGAATCATCTATCCTGTTTGGGCTGCGCATCTGCGGTGCAGTGGTCTGCGGCCTCATCGGCTGGTCGCTCGGCGATGTGATCAGCGTCTACTTCCCGCCGCCTCTTGACAACTATGTCATCGCACACGTCATCACCATGACGGCGCTCGGACTGATCGGCGCACTGCTGTTCCCGCTGGCGTTCGGCCAGCCGCTTACACAGCTCTACCACCGCATCGCCAGCCTGAGCGCTGCGCAGATCATCGCCAGCTTTATGGGCCTGGGCGCCGGGCTGTTGCTGGCGGCGCTGTTGGCCTTTCCGCTGGCGCGTTTGCCGGAGCCGTTCGGTCCGGTGTTGCCCTTTCTGGCGGCGGTTGGCTTTGGCACGCTCGGCCTCGGCATCATGAGCCTGCGCTATCGCGAGCTGTTCCAAATCCTCAACATCAAACTGCCGGCGAGCAGGCCGGAGGAGTCGCCCATCCTGATGCGCGAGCCGCTGTTGCTCGACACCAGCGTGATCATTGATGGGCGCATCGCGGACGTGAGCAACACCGGCTTCTTGCGCGGCGAGCTGATCGTGCCGCGATTCGTGTTGAACGAACTGCAGTTCGTCGCGGATTCGGCCGATGCCATGCGCCGGGCGCGCGGGCGGCGCGGGCTGGAAGTGCTCAAGCGCCTGCAGAAGGAATCCCCCTGGCCAGTGCGGATCGTGGACGACGACCCGCCCGACGCGCAACGGGTGGACGAGAAGCTGATTGTGCTGGCCAAGCAATGGAGCTGTCCGATTGTGACCAACGATTACAACCTCAACAAGGTGGCGTCGTTGCAGGGCGTGACCGTGCTCAACATCAACGAGCTGGCCAACGCAGTGAAGACGGTCGTGCTGCCGGGCGAGTCGCTGCATCTTCAGATCATCCAACCCGGCCGAGAGGCCGGCCAGGGTGTGGGCTACCTGGAAGATGGCACGATGGTGGTCGTCGAAGAAGGTCTGGCGCATCTCGACCGATCTATCGAGGTGAGTGTGACCAAAGTGCTGCAGACTGCCGCCGGCCGCATGATTTTCGCCAAACCGCTGCCCACAGGACGGGAGACAGTCGGCCCCAGCTCCTCGCCCTCCGAATCACGAATTCCCTCTAACTATCGCTAA
- a CDS encoding diguanylate cyclase: MQESIPTPVVGATAREAGRLRVQSPFARTMRRLLHHRSAQIGLAIISLLVLVAIFADVIAPYAYDQQIRQPGLRRRSPPCIHLLGCDSNKPQLIMGLDGNFRDLFSRVVYGSRLSLQIGFLTTGAAILIGTLLGAAAGYAGGWADNVMMRAMDVLLAFPSLLLAIAIVSVLGPGLINTLLAVAIVSIPIYARVVRSSVLSVKEMDYIAASRALGASPLRILFVRVLPNSLTPVIVVGTLGIATAILDAAGLSFLGLGAQPPTPEWGLMLGEERNSVFNAPHLVFFPGVAIMITVLGFNLLGDGLRDALDPRRKA; this comes from the coding sequence ATGCAAGAGTCCATTCCCACCCCGGTTGTGGGCGCGACTGCACGCGAGGCCGGCCGGCTGCGCGTGCAGTCGCCATTTGCGCGGACCATGCGCCGGCTGCTGCACCATCGGTCGGCGCAGATCGGCCTGGCCATCATCTCCCTGCTGGTGCTCGTTGCCATCTTCGCCGACGTGATCGCGCCCTATGCCTACGATCAGCAAATTCGCCAACCGGGGTTGCGCCGGCGCAGCCCACCGTGCATCCACCTGTTGGGCTGCGATTCAAATAAGCCCCAGTTGATCATGGGATTGGACGGCAACTTTCGCGACCTGTTCTCGCGGGTGGTGTACGGCTCGCGCCTCTCGCTGCAGATCGGTTTCCTCACCACCGGCGCGGCTATCCTGATCGGCACGCTGCTGGGCGCGGCGGCCGGCTATGCCGGCGGCTGGGCCGACAACGTGATGATGCGCGCGATGGACGTGCTGTTGGCCTTCCCCAGCTTGCTGCTGGCCATCGCCATTGTCAGCGTGCTCGGCCCGGGGCTGATCAACACGCTGCTGGCCGTAGCCATCGTCTCCATTCCGATCTACGCGCGCGTGGTGCGCTCCAGCGTGCTGAGCGTGAAGGAGATGGACTACATCGCTGCGTCGCGCGCGCTGGGCGCATCGCCCCTGCGCATCCTGTTCGTGCGCGTCCTGCCGAACTCGCTCACGCCGGTGATCGTCGTCGGCACGCTGGGCATCGCCACGGCCATCCTCGACGCCGCCGGCCTGTCTTTCCTTGGTCTGGGCGCACAGCCGCCCACGCCGGAATGGGGCTTGATGCTGGGCGAGGAGCGCAACAGCGTGTTCAACGCGCCTCATTTGGTGTTCTTCCCCGGCGTGGCCATTATGATCACCGTGCTCGGGTTCAACCTCCTCGGCGACGGCCTACGCGACGCGCTCGACCCGCGCCGCAAAGCGTGA